From Granulicella cerasi, a single genomic window includes:
- the smc gene encoding chromosome segregation protein SMC yields MLKLKKVQILGFKSFCDRTEVQLTGEGIAAIVGPNGCGKSNISDAITWVLGEQSAKSLRGIKMEDVIFAGTRDRKPTGMAEVSLTLVDPDVYDGQTLADGEPELLLVDEHPAETAVKANGDWDENALRAHIAQETEEAVAEAQPGQTYEARMPKKRKPVLPENATPDQMEVYEASLAEYEAQQAALAAEPQPAEEVAEGEATLAPAASNVVLKIRRRKFGRTPVRAGEITVTRRLFRSGDSEYLLNGKICRLSDIKDIFMGTGLGGESYAIIGQERIGQLLSSKPLDRRSIIEEAAGITRFKTKKRLAELRLESAKQNLSRVNDIFEEVTRQMGSLKRQAAKAERYREVQTELRAKLRTTLASRLTQMDSEQSSASSEIARLGAIIDEHATGLEAMDAEHTAGVARGYELDGNIREANARANSSAVELERITARNNANNDRIEDLTERSAVASEELAQAQAQLATLAGELEQHKAFLANATSDSDNARDAAREQTEQAQAATREVFTAEANAENQRRSAMQAMQRASGANNEIAQAEAGLQGLDRENERLEGEASSARAELEQLGVQRGQAKMTFEDVTERLKNLEGEINDVRQQTQGKREEEAQSRRRSNELRSETATLSGRRTSLEALINEHSYSTDTVRDLLRAAQKGQGGLETVGTLADYLEVDGKYESVVDEFLRDELNFIVVKSWSAAEAGMSLLQKDVSGRATFLVHPDGAEAKFPLDGQSSNVPTTDGVVALKDCIRVRDGFGKSLEVVLPKLREGFITSDAETARSLALSHPQSFFLAPNGEIFNGITVTGGRPRSQGPLALKRELAEVQTKLEGVEAELSQNEIITATLTREIAEFSSLLEAKQAERRDAERESANQGAALRQMESEVSRIQSRLQQYELAQSRNKDQRGQREEFINRKRADAERFLAEQAGIEAQVAELTERIANMRAQREELQAAASAANAMLAGIEERRRNANANFEQTNRLFQSQQHRIQQLEQQLASAQAERARREEENGTLGGQQAELAEIRKQAVAEGETLSAEASQLRSQMAELDGKLRALRAETETLREQRATLSARSAKLTSDIEHLEATCLNDLAVEATVLREDESIERIEGDALVAEEDQARTLKGRLESMGPVNMMALEEYAETAQRHEFLETQRKDLLDAIENTTASIKEIDEISRVKFDEAFQVINNNFSTTFTKLFGGGQAFMKLTDPEANGKTDLSGIDIIASPPGKKMQNVLLLSGGEKALTALSLLVGIFQFQPAPFCILDEVDAPLDETNVGRFARLVAEMADTTQFIVITHSKRTMEQADVMYGVTMQEPGVSKLVSVSLGGRSQGKESRAAQQAA; encoded by the coding sequence GTGCTGAAGCTCAAAAAAGTTCAGATTCTTGGTTTCAAGTCGTTCTGTGATCGCACGGAAGTGCAACTGACCGGCGAAGGCATCGCTGCCATCGTCGGCCCGAACGGCTGCGGCAAATCGAATATCTCCGACGCCATCACCTGGGTACTCGGCGAGCAGTCGGCCAAGAGCCTGCGCGGCATCAAGATGGAAGACGTCATCTTCGCCGGTACGCGCGACCGCAAGCCCACCGGCATGGCCGAGGTTTCGCTGACGCTCGTCGACCCGGATGTCTACGACGGACAGACGCTTGCCGACGGCGAGCCTGAACTGCTGCTCGTCGACGAGCACCCTGCTGAGACCGCCGTGAAGGCCAATGGCGACTGGGACGAGAATGCTCTCCGCGCGCACATCGCACAGGAGACCGAGGAGGCTGTCGCCGAAGCGCAGCCCGGACAGACCTACGAAGCGCGCATGCCGAAGAAGCGCAAGCCCGTTCTGCCTGAGAACGCAACGCCGGACCAGATGGAAGTCTACGAGGCTTCGCTGGCCGAATACGAAGCGCAACAGGCTGCGCTCGCTGCTGAACCGCAGCCTGCAGAAGAGGTCGCCGAAGGCGAAGCGACGCTCGCGCCTGCGGCCTCGAACGTTGTGCTGAAGATTCGCCGCCGCAAGTTTGGCCGTACGCCCGTGCGCGCTGGTGAAATCACTGTGACGCGTCGCCTGTTCCGCTCGGGCGACTCCGAGTATCTGCTGAACGGCAAGATCTGCCGCCTCTCGGACATCAAGGACATCTTCATGGGCACCGGTCTGGGCGGCGAAAGCTACGCCATCATCGGTCAGGAACGCATCGGTCAGCTGCTCTCCTCCAAACCGCTGGATCGCCGCTCGATCATCGAAGAAGCCGCAGGCATCACGCGCTTCAAGACGAAGAAGCGCCTCGCCGAACTGCGACTCGAGTCGGCCAAGCAGAACCTCTCGCGGGTGAACGACATCTTTGAAGAAGTCACACGCCAGATGGGTTCGCTGAAGCGTCAGGCCGCGAAGGCGGAGCGTTATCGCGAGGTGCAGACGGAACTCCGCGCCAAGCTGCGCACCACGCTTGCCTCGCGCCTCACGCAGATGGACTCCGAGCAGTCGTCGGCGTCGTCAGAGATCGCCCGCCTCGGTGCTATCATCGACGAGCATGCGACCGGCCTTGAAGCGATGGACGCCGAGCATACCGCAGGCGTCGCACGCGGCTATGAGCTCGACGGCAACATCCGCGAAGCCAACGCGCGCGCGAACTCCTCCGCAGTGGAGCTGGAGCGCATCACCGCTCGCAACAATGCGAACAACGATCGTATCGAAGACCTCACCGAACGCTCGGCCGTAGCCAGCGAAGAGCTTGCGCAGGCGCAGGCCCAGCTTGCGACGCTCGCTGGCGAGCTTGAGCAGCACAAGGCCTTTCTCGCCAATGCGACCAGCGACTCCGACAACGCGCGCGATGCTGCACGCGAACAGACGGAACAGGCACAGGCAGCGACGCGCGAAGTCTTCACGGCGGAAGCCAACGCCGAGAACCAGCGTCGCTCTGCCATGCAGGCGATGCAGCGTGCGTCGGGCGCGAACAACGAAATCGCACAGGCTGAAGCAGGCCTGCAGGGCCTCGATCGCGAGAACGAGCGCCTCGAAGGCGAAGCCTCTTCCGCACGCGCAGAACTGGAACAGCTCGGCGTGCAGCGCGGACAGGCGAAGATGACCTTCGAAGACGTCACCGAGCGCCTGAAGAACCTTGAAGGCGAGATCAACGATGTCCGCCAGCAGACGCAGGGCAAGCGCGAAGAAGAAGCGCAGTCGCGCCGCCGCTCCAACGAGCTTCGCTCGGAAACGGCGACACTCTCCGGTCGTCGCACCTCGCTCGAAGCGCTCATCAACGAGCACTCCTACTCGACCGACACCGTTCGCGACCTGCTGCGTGCTGCGCAGAAGGGCCAGGGCGGTCTTGAGACCGTAGGCACACTCGCCGACTATCTCGAGGTCGATGGCAAGTACGAATCGGTCGTCGACGAGTTCCTGCGTGATGAGTTGAACTTCATCGTGGTGAAGAGCTGGAGCGCTGCCGAGGCGGGCATGAGCCTGCTGCAGAAGGACGTTAGCGGGCGCGCAACCTTCCTCGTGCACCCTGATGGCGCAGAAGCAAAGTTCCCGCTCGACGGCCAGAGCTCGAACGTGCCGACAACCGATGGCGTCGTTGCGTTGAAGGATTGCATCCGTGTGCGCGATGGCTTCGGCAAGTCGCTCGAAGTGGTTCTGCCCAAGCTGCGCGAAGGCTTCATCACCTCCGACGCAGAGACCGCACGCTCGCTTGCGCTGTCGCATCCGCAGAGCTTCTTCCTCGCACCGAACGGCGAAATCTTCAACGGCATCACGGTCACCGGCGGACGTCCTCGCTCGCAGGGCCCGCTCGCGCTGAAGCGTGAGCTCGCCGAAGTGCAGACGAAGCTCGAAGGCGTGGAAGCGGAGCTCTCGCAGAACGAGATCATCACCGCCACGCTCACGCGCGAGATCGCCGAGTTCTCTTCCCTGCTTGAGGCCAAGCAGGCCGAGCGCCGTGACGCCGAGCGTGAGAGTGCGAACCAGGGCGCAGCGCTGCGCCAGATGGAATCGGAAGTCTCGCGCATCCAGTCGCGCCTGCAGCAGTATGAACTCGCACAGAGCCGCAACAAGGACCAGCGCGGCCAGCGCGAGGAGTTCATCAACCGCAAGCGCGCCGACGCAGAGCGCTTCCTCGCCGAGCAGGCGGGCATCGAAGCGCAGGTGGCCGAGCTCACCGAGCGCATTGCCAACATGCGTGCGCAGCGTGAAGAGTTGCAGGCAGCAGCCTCTGCTGCGAACGCGATGCTCGCAGGCATCGAAGAGCGTCGCCGCAACGCAAACGCAAACTTCGAGCAGACCAATCGCCTCTTCCAGTCGCAGCAGCATCGCATTCAGCAACTGGAGCAGCAGCTTGCTTCGGCACAGGCTGAGCGCGCTCGCCGCGAAGAAGAAAACGGCACGCTCGGCGGACAGCAGGCCGAGCTTGCGGAGATTCGCAAGCAGGCCGTAGCCGAGGGAGAAACTCTTTCCGCCGAAGCCTCGCAGCTTCGCTCGCAGATGGCTGAACTCGACGGCAAGCTTCGCGCCCTGCGTGCAGAGACGGAGACCCTGCGTGAGCAGCGCGCGACGCTCTCAGCGCGCTCCGCAAAACTCACCTCGGACATCGAGCATCTTGAAGCCACCTGCCTCAACGACCTCGCTGTCGAAGCTACGGTGCTGCGTGAAGACGAGAGCATCGAGCGCATCGAAGGCGACGCGCTGGTTGCAGAAGAAGACCAGGCACGCACGTTGAAGGGCCGCCTTGAAAGCATGGGCCCTGTGAACATGATGGCGCTCGAAGAGTACGCCGAGACCGCGCAGCGCCACGAGTTCCTCGAGACGCAGCGCAAGGACCTGCTCGACGCGATCGAGAACACGACCGCCTCGATCAAGGAAATCGACGAGATCTCGCGGGTGAAGTTCGACGAAGCCTTCCAGGTGATCAACAACAACTTCTCGACGACCTTTACGAAGCTCTTTGGCGGCGGACAGGCGTTCATGAAGCTCACCGATCCCGAAGCAAACGGCAAGACGGACCTCTCGGGCATCGACATCATCGCCTCGCCTCCGGGCAAGAAGATGCAGAACGTGCTGCTGCTCTCGGGTGGCGAAAAGGCCCTCACTGCGCTCTCGCTGCTAGTTGGTATCTTCCAGTTCCAGCCTGCACCGTTCTGCATCCTGGACGAAGTCGATGCGCCGCTCGACGAAACCAATGTCGGCCGCTTCGCGCGCCTTGTCGCTGAGATGGCGGACACAACGCAGTTCATCGTGATCACCCACTCCAAGCGCACGATGGAGCAGGCGGACGTGATGTACGGCGTGACGATGCAGGAGCCCGGCGTTTCGAAGCTCGTATCCGTGTCGCTCGGCGGTCGCTCGCAGGGTAAGGAATCGCGCGCCGCGCAACAGGCGGCGTGA
- a CDS encoding alpha/beta hydrolase has product MSFPIFATAALLSLLGCHRMKPFSALPAEGVRVFDVNIHSTILGRDLPMRVAMPETIATNTKLPVIYLLHGYAANYTSFSAWTAADSLLVPKGYILVMPEDVSGFYLNQAGGKARYEDYFLNEVIPMVSAVVPQAANDRAHRAVVGMSRGGYGAMSIALRHPEEFAFAGGLNSAFDISTRPFIWTEFHESLMTNSALGPPGSPLRSKYNPMTLIHSVNPATAPFIFLAWSKDDDDSRDDKEFAQMVEHHGVRHSFAEVNGGHTWEATSDMLPPLADALAKVLTPVHQ; this is encoded by the coding sequence GTGTCGTTCCCTATTTTTGCTACGGCTGCGTTGCTGTCCTTACTCGGCTGCCACCGCATGAAACCGTTCTCCGCTCTTCCGGCAGAGGGCGTGCGAGTATTCGACGTCAATATTCATTCGACGATCCTCGGTCGCGACCTGCCGATGCGCGTCGCTATGCCCGAGACGATTGCGACCAACACAAAGCTCCCCGTGATCTATCTGCTGCACGGCTATGCGGCGAACTACACGTCCTTCTCCGCATGGACGGCTGCGGACTCGCTGCTCGTCCCCAAGGGATACATTCTCGTGATGCCGGAGGACGTTTCCGGCTTCTATCTGAACCAGGCGGGCGGCAAGGCGCGCTATGAAGATTACTTCCTCAACGAAGTGATTCCGATGGTTTCAGCCGTAGTGCCCCAGGCCGCGAATGATCGCGCTCACCGCGCAGTGGTAGGCATGTCGCGCGGCGGATATGGTGCCATGAGCATCGCGTTGCGGCATCCCGAAGAATTTGCGTTCGCCGGCGGGCTGAACTCTGCGTTCGACATTTCGACGCGTCCCTTCATCTGGACCGAGTTTCACGAGTCTCTGATGACCAACAGCGCGCTCGGACCGCCGGGCAGCCCCCTGCGCAGCAAGTACAACCCCATGACGCTGATCCACAGTGTGAATCCCGCAACGGCGCCGTTTATCTTCCTTGCCTGGTCGAAGGACGATGATGATTCGCGCGATGACAAGGAGTTCGCGCAGATGGTCGAGCACCACGGTGTGCGGCACAGCTTCGCGGAGGTCAATGGCGGTCATACGTGGGAGGCGACCTCCGATATGCTGCCGCCGCTCGCCGACGCGCTTGCGAAGGTGCTCACTCCCGTGCACCAATAG
- a CDS encoding CvpA family protein produces the protein MNPLDWLLITLLAYSTIRAAFRGFAREAFALAGLLVGFVAACWGYQALALKLKGLINAAPIAQLAAFFVILAGVMIVATLLGHLVRRTASAVGLGFFDRLGGAAFGLVRGAVFGGAFLLAITAFLPVAPWIQNSSLAPYFLRAAHAVSFTMPADLAARLRHGLEEIKHTNADWIKLGSSSHTGISTH, from the coding sequence ATGAACCCTCTCGACTGGCTCCTGATCACCCTGCTCGCTTACTCGACGATTCGAGCGGCGTTTCGCGGCTTTGCGCGCGAGGCGTTTGCGCTGGCCGGTTTGCTGGTCGGCTTCGTCGCGGCCTGCTGGGGCTATCAGGCGCTCGCCCTCAAGCTGAAGGGCCTGATCAACGCCGCGCCGATCGCGCAGTTGGCGGCATTCTTCGTCATTCTTGCAGGCGTGATGATCGTCGCCACGCTGCTCGGGCACCTGGTGCGACGTACGGCTTCGGCGGTAGGACTAGGCTTCTTCGATCGCCTCGGTGGGGCGGCGTTCGGACTGGTGCGAGGCGCTGTTTTCGGCGGCGCGTTCCTGCTCGCGATCACCGCATTCCTGCCCGTGGCGCCGTGGATCCAAAATTCTTCTCTCGCACCGTATTTTCTCCGGGCCGCTCATGCGGTATCCTTCACCATGCCAGCCGATCTTGCAGCGCGCCTGCGGCATGGGCTTGAGGAAATCAAGCACACAAATGCCGATTGGATCAAACTCGGCTCTTCGTCGCACACTGGTATCTCAACTCACTGA
- a CDS encoding helix-turn-helix domain-containing protein — protein sequence MKRDLDQLVLQMHAAGVNYNDAVREFKKRYILEVLSRHRGNQCKAAEELGMHRNTLSRTLAELELDSAQIRKGMRRPVRSVRPAVATMQRPNLQVVNGGR from the coding sequence GTGAAACGCGATCTCGACCAACTCGTTCTTCAAATGCACGCTGCCGGCGTCAACTACAACGATGCCGTGCGCGAGTTCAAGAAGCGTTACATCCTCGAGGTCCTTTCGCGTCACCGCGGCAACCAGTGCAAGGCAGCCGAAGAGCTCGGCATGCACCGCAACACGCTTTCGCGCACACTCGCCGAGCTGGAGTTGGACTCCGCGCAGATCCGCAAGGGTATGCGTCGCCCGGTGCGCTCGGTGCGCCCGGCGGTTGCCACCATGCAGCGCCCGAATCTTCAGGTGGTTAACGGCGGACGTTAA
- a CDS encoding glycoside hydrolase 5 family protein, whose amino-acid sequence MKRILFALALWFAMSYAASANTPRGRWTEAQAWTYMRSQPWPLGSNFLPSNAINQLEMFQADTFDPAEIDREFGWAESAGMTTMRIFLHDLLWQQDAEGLKKRLDTVLTLSAKHHIKPVLVLFDSCWDPAPKLGPQHPPIPGIHNSGWVQSPGIALADESNRPRFEAYVKGIVGAFASDNRILAWDVWNEPDNPGGGKYKNNLKHKTALMDAMLPMVFSWARSQGPIQPLTSGVWTREDWSNPKEWSKTEKIQLTESDIISFHDYSWPERFESRIEQLEKLHRPLLCTEYMARGTGSTIDNDIPIAMAHHVGMINWGLVQGKMGTYIPWDSWDVPYANREPTVWFHDLYYPDGKPYREHEIEILQKASKTMQSDAAR is encoded by the coding sequence ATGAAGAGGATTTTGTTTGCGCTCGCGCTATGGTTTGCAATGTCTTATGCTGCATCCGCGAACACGCCGCGCGGACGTTGGACCGAAGCGCAAGCATGGACATATATGCGCAGTCAGCCATGGCCGCTGGGGAGTAATTTCCTGCCGTCCAATGCGATTAATCAGTTGGAGATGTTTCAGGCAGACACCTTCGACCCCGCAGAGATTGACCGCGAATTCGGCTGGGCCGAGAGCGCTGGCATGACGACGATGCGCATCTTCCTGCACGACCTGCTCTGGCAGCAGGACGCGGAGGGTCTGAAGAAGCGCCTTGACACTGTGCTGACGCTGAGCGCGAAGCACCACATCAAGCCGGTGCTGGTGCTGTTTGACTCCTGCTGGGACCCCGCGCCGAAGCTCGGCCCGCAGCATCCGCCCATCCCGGGCATTCATAACTCCGGCTGGGTGCAGAGCCCCGGCATTGCGCTGGCCGATGAGTCCAACCGTCCTCGCTTCGAGGCGTACGTCAAAGGCATCGTCGGCGCGTTCGCGAGCGACAACCGCATCCTGGCGTGGGATGTCTGGAACGAACCCGACAACCCCGGCGGTGGCAAGTACAAGAACAACCTGAAGCACAAGACTGCTCTGATGGATGCCATGTTGCCGATGGTGTTCTCGTGGGCGCGCTCGCAGGGGCCCATTCAGCCGCTCACCAGCGGCGTGTGGACGCGCGAAGACTGGAGCAATCCGAAGGAGTGGTCGAAGACGGAGAAGATTCAGCTCACCGAGAGCGACATCATCTCCTTCCATGATTACTCATGGCCGGAGAGGTTCGAGAGCCGGATCGAGCAGCTCGAGAAGCTGCATCGCCCGCTGCTCTGCACGGAATACATGGCGCGCGGTACGGGTTCCACGATCGACAATGACATTCCGATTGCGATGGCGCACCACGTGGGGATGATCAACTGGGGCCTTGTGCAAGGCAAGATGGGAACTTACATTCCGTGGGATAGCTGGGACGTTCCCTATGCGAACCGCGAGCCGACGGTGTGGTTTCACGACCTCTACTACCCGGACGGGAAGCCGTATCGCGAACATGAGATTGAGATTCTGCAGAAGGCTTCCAAGACGATGCAGAGCGATGCTGCTCGCTGA
- a CDS encoding sulfatase family protein: MDRREFLVGAAASGLSAASLSARAATSKKRKPNLVYVFADQLRYSSCGYAGDALAHTPNMDKLAAEGASYRQAVSSTPVCAPYRASLMTGKYQSSTGMVINEMRLSPEHECFGHVLTRGGYQTAYIGKWHLWGAQLGHHDLIRNGFTPPGKYRLGFDGYWAAYNFNHSYNHSPYFLNDTTPHIREQYEPDAQTDVAIEYLKSHRRDDEPFALFLSWGPPHSPWGPSNNAPKEFAELFAGKQIPLAPNYSTISDPYSDNWQKIGPAYDQRIHEWMRVYYSQVANLDWNLGRLMKALDDAKLTEDTIFVFTSDHGEMFGAHGRQGKLIFYEEAARVPFLVRWPRKIRPKTVTDALLGTPDIMPTILTMLGLPTPQAVEGQDLSGHVTGKPVKHVEAAHLQGMGATAAWADGSEWRAARTEEFTYAIYRKDGRELLFNHAKDPYQLEDLAGDKSYAATLAHLRETSVKWRKEQNDEFHNCQWYESRWTHDRNITSTAKGVGQNLDELDALLHRWFPGDVGDRSVGVPVLA, translated from the coding sequence ATGGATCGTCGTGAATTTCTCGTAGGCGCTGCGGCCTCAGGGCTCAGTGCAGCCTCTCTGTCAGCACGAGCTGCCACGTCTAAGAAGCGTAAGCCAAACCTTGTTTACGTGTTTGCAGATCAGCTGCGCTACAGCAGTTGCGGCTATGCGGGCGACGCGCTCGCGCATACGCCCAACATGGACAAGCTCGCAGCAGAAGGTGCGAGCTATCGCCAGGCCGTTTCGTCAACGCCGGTGTGCGCGCCCTATCGCGCGTCGCTCATGACGGGGAAGTATCAGTCGAGTACGGGCATGGTCATCAACGAAATGCGCCTGAGCCCGGAGCACGAATGCTTTGGCCACGTGCTGACGAGGGGTGGTTACCAGACCGCATACATCGGCAAGTGGCATCTGTGGGGAGCGCAACTGGGGCATCACGACCTCATCCGCAACGGCTTCACGCCGCCGGGAAAATATCGCCTGGGCTTCGATGGGTATTGGGCGGCTTACAACTTCAACCATTCCTACAATCACTCGCCGTACTTCCTGAATGACACGACGCCTCACATCCGCGAGCAGTACGAGCCGGATGCGCAGACCGATGTTGCGATCGAGTATCTAAAGTCGCATCGCCGTGACGATGAGCCTTTTGCGCTGTTCCTCTCGTGGGGTCCGCCGCATTCTCCATGGGGTCCGAGCAACAACGCTCCAAAGGAGTTTGCCGAGCTCTTCGCGGGGAAACAGATTCCTCTGGCGCCGAATTACTCGACCATCTCAGACCCTTACTCCGATAACTGGCAGAAGATCGGGCCAGCGTATGACCAGCGCATTCACGAGTGGATGCGTGTGTACTACTCGCAGGTCGCGAACCTCGATTGGAATCTCGGTCGTCTGATGAAGGCGCTCGACGATGCGAAGCTGACTGAAGATACGATCTTCGTCTTCACTTCCGATCACGGCGAGATGTTTGGTGCGCATGGGCGGCAGGGCAAGTTGATCTTCTATGAGGAGGCGGCGCGTGTACCGTTCCTCGTGCGCTGGCCCAGGAAGATTCGCCCGAAGACGGTGACCGATGCATTGCTGGGTACGCCGGATATCATGCCCACGATTCTCACGATGCTCGGTTTGCCCACGCCTCAAGCGGTAGAGGGGCAGGACCTGAGTGGTCATGTGACCGGCAAGCCTGTCAAGCATGTGGAGGCCGCTCATCTGCAAGGTATGGGCGCCACGGCGGCCTGGGCTGACGGCAGCGAATGGCGTGCTGCGCGCACCGAGGAATTTACCTACGCGATCTATCGCAAGGATGGAAGGGAACTCCTGTTCAACCATGCGAAGGACCCTTACCAGCTCGAGGATCTTGCCGGCGATAAATCCTACGCTGCGACGCTGGCGCACCTGCGCGAGACATCCGTGAAGTGGCGGAAGGAACAGAACGACGAGTTTCATAACTGCCAGTGGTACGAGTCGCGATGGACTCATGATCGCAACATCACGAGTACGGCGAAGGGCGTCGGGCAAAACCTTGATGAGCTGGACGCACTGCTTCATCGCTGGTTCCCGGGAGATGTCGGCGATCGCAGTGTAGGAGTGCCGGTACTCGCCTAG
- a CDS encoding sulfatase family protein, translating to MNRREFLKQTAAASLAATATRALAEPAGTKKWNVLYVFSDQHRAASLPGEPYSEVIAPTFERFRRENLSMDRCISNYPLCVPHRGILISGLYPHQSKVVGNESSLEPGVPGLGETFQKAGYHTGYVGKWHLHNGEGQFVPKGPYRFGFEHWRVWSNTNKHYDGITFDAETGEKITVPGYQPTRMTDQAIEFLGAQKGATKPWLLVVSWNPPHPPYNPPAEDQKLYDPATFKLRPNVRKPTPADRAVQPWGALESDATLRQATQGYYGGVTAVDLEFARLLKTLKENGQEENTIVIYTSDHGDMMGSHGHMAKQMPHEESSHVPFFIRHPQFKKPRKSEALFASVDIYPTLCGLAGVPVPSHCSGRDFSAHMQEKPGFKESEIVFLLNNQGPPNRQEVNTPTYRGLRTKTHTYAVQLDGKWVLYDNTKDPYQVKNLIQDPANSKLIEEFNAALIEWSKSVGDDFPYEAALKSYSSYPGA from the coding sequence ATGAATCGTCGTGAATTTCTGAAGCAGACCGCAGCGGCATCATTGGCCGCCACTGCGACTCGGGCTCTTGCTGAACCTGCAGGGACGAAGAAGTGGAACGTGCTGTATGTCTTCAGTGATCAGCATCGCGCAGCATCGTTACCGGGTGAGCCTTACTCCGAGGTCATCGCGCCGACCTTCGAGCGCTTCCGCCGAGAGAACCTCTCGATGGATCGTTGCATCTCGAACTATCCGCTTTGCGTGCCGCACCGCGGCATTCTGATCAGCGGACTCTATCCTCATCAGTCGAAGGTGGTGGGGAATGAGTCTTCGCTTGAGCCGGGTGTGCCCGGTCTGGGGGAGACCTTCCAGAAGGCTGGCTATCACACCGGCTATGTGGGCAAGTGGCATCTGCACAACGGCGAAGGGCAGTTCGTTCCTAAGGGCCCTTATCGGTTCGGCTTTGAGCACTGGCGTGTCTGGTCCAATACGAATAAGCATTATGACGGCATCACCTTCGACGCTGAGACAGGCGAGAAGATCACAGTGCCGGGCTATCAGCCGACGAGAATGACGGACCAGGCGATCGAGTTTCTCGGTGCGCAGAAGGGTGCTACAAAGCCGTGGCTGCTCGTGGTGAGCTGGAACCCGCCGCACCCACCGTACAATCCTCCCGCGGAAGACCAGAAGCTATACGATCCTGCGACGTTCAAGCTAAGGCCTAACGTGCGCAAGCCCACGCCGGCAGATCGTGCCGTGCAACCGTGGGGCGCGTTGGAGTCGGACGCGACGTTACGCCAGGCGACGCAGGGTTACTACGGAGGCGTCACAGCCGTTGATCTGGAGTTCGCTCGACTGTTGAAGACGCTGAAGGAGAACGGACAGGAAGAGAACACCATCGTGATCTACACGTCGGACCACGGCGACATGATGGGATCGCATGGACACATGGCCAAGCAGATGCCGCATGAAGAGTCGAGTCATGTTCCGTTCTTCATCCGTCATCCTCAGTTCAAGAAGCCGCGTAAGTCAGAAGCACTCTTCGCTTCGGTCGACATCTATCCGACGCTCTGCGGTCTTGCAGGAGTACCGGTGCCGTCTCATTGCTCCGGCAGGGACTTCTCGGCGCACATGCAGGAGAAGCCGGGATTCAAGGAGAGTGAAATCGTCTTTCTGCTCAACAATCAGGGGCCACCGAATCGTCAGGAAGTGAACACTCCGACGTATCGCGGCCTGCGCACGAAGACGCATACGTACGCCGTGCAACTTGACGGCAAGTGGGTACTCTACGACAACACGAAGGACCCTTACCAGGTGAAGAATCTGATTCAGGATCCGGCGAATAGCAAGCTCATCGAAGAGTTCAACGCCGCGCTCATCGAGTGGAGCAAGTCCGTCGGCGATGACTTCCCCTACGAAGCCGCGCTGAAATCGTACTCGTCGTATCCGGGGGCATAG